One Heptranchias perlo isolate sHepPer1 chromosome 39, sHepPer1.hap1, whole genome shotgun sequence DNA segment encodes these proteins:
- the LOC137305119 gene encoding guanylate-binding protein 1-like, with amino-acid sequence MASRTYMQNPVCLIENTQDGNLVINKEAMKLLYDINEIVVVVSIVGFYRTGKSYLMNRLVGKTHGFSLGSTVQSHTKGIWMWCVPHPTKRNHCLVLLDTEGLGDIEKGDQKNDCWIFSLAVLLSSTFVYNSVGTIDQYAVEKLHYISDLTELIKVKAREEDDDDEELDLLKISPAFVWAVRDFTLELKINGQDVTEDEYLNHGLQLKTGVARKVMEYNQPRECIRNYFRSRKCFVFVQPTASKNLNQVETLPENELDPQFVDKCREFCQYIFAESDPKTIKGGHRINGRKLAILVNTYVDTIASGSVPCIDDAVTCMAKIENTAALTDALTHYQQRMDLMAKLPTETEDLAEMHTLCRKEAIELFMKHSFNDRDQAYYKQLVAEVQNHFFELCRKNEAASMEKCRDLLGSLSTEMEKKLREGFYAHPDGYRLYQEDRQKIILEFHSTAGKGIKAEDALNEFLKQKAPEADFVLQADKMLTDKDKQLAAEQQRAAEAEQEAQAQEEKVMAIDKMRNNDKMFYEESVKHLKLKMEEEKENLQREQKMALDSKLKEQKELMEKKFDLKAQTMEGQIESLKQQQQSANTSHIWETVAQVVQEVLATGLDAYISHKNLKLLTRR; translated from the exons ATGGCTTCTCGCACCTACATGCAGAATCCCGTGTGTCTGATTGAGAACACCCAGGACGGGAATCTGGTGATCAATAAGGAAGCGATGAAACTTCTCTACGATATTAATGAGATTGTGGTGGTCGTATCTATCGTGGGATTCTACAGGACTGGGAAGTCCTACTTGATGAACCGATTGGTGGGAAAAACTCACG GTTTCTCTCTTGGATCGACTGTCCAATCCCACACTAAGGGGATCTGGATGTGGTGCGTGCCTCACCCTACGAAACGCAATCACTGCTTGGTGCTGCTGGATACAGAAGGCCTGGGTGACATTGAGAAG GGTGACCAGAAGAACGATTGCTGGAtcttctctctcgctgtgctcctGAGCAGTACGTTTGTATACAACAGCGTGGGAACCATTGACCAATATGCAGTGGAAAAACTCCA TTATATATCCGATCTGACGGAGCTAATCAAAGTGAAGGCCAGGGAAGAAGATGACGATGATGAAGAATTAGACTTACTGAAGATCTCTCCGGCCTTTGTTTGGGCAGTGCGGGATTTCACCCTAGAACTGAAAATCAATGGCCAGGATGTCACAGAGGACGAATATTTAAACCATGGTCTACAACTCAAGACAG GCGTTGCGAGAAAAGTGATGGAGTACAACCAGCCCCGTGAGTGCATCAGGAATTACTTCAGATCTCGCAAATGTTTTGTTTTCGTTCAGCCAACTGCCAGTAAGAATCTAAACCAGGTGGAAACACTCCCAGAAAATGAGCTCGATCCACAGTTTGTTGATAAGTGCCGTGAGTTCTGTCAGTACATCTTTGCAGAATCGGATCCCAAGACGATCAAAGGAGGCCACCGCATCAATGGTAGAA AGTTGGCAATATTAGTTAACACCTACGTCGACACTATTGCCAGTGGGTCAGTACCTTGCATAGACGACGCCGTCACCTGTATGGCTAAGATTGAAAATACAGCGGCCCTCACCGATGCTCTGACCCATTACCAGCAACGGATGGATCTGATGGCAAAGTTACCGACCGAAACTGAAGATTTGGCAGAGATGCACACGCTGTGTCGGAAAGAGGCCATCGAACTCTTCATGAAACACTCCTTCAATGACCGAGATCAGGCATACTACAAACAGCTGGTG GCTGAGGTGCAAAATCATTTCTTCGAGCTTTGTCGCAAGAATGAAGCCGCCTCCATGGAGAAGTGCAGAGACCTGCTGGGGTCCCTGTCCACTGAGATGGAGAAGAAACTGCGAGAGGGGTTTTACGCTCACCCCGATGGGTACCGGCTGTACCAAGAGGATCGCCAGAAGATCATTTTGGAATTCCACTCCACCGCTGGAAAGGGAATTAAG GCTGAAGATGCCTTGAACGAGTTCCTGAAACAGAAAGCTCCGGAAGCTGATTTTGTGCTACAGGCTGACAAGATGCTGACAGACAAGGATAAACAACTGGCTG CTGAGCAGCAGAGAGCTGCCGAAGCCGAACAAGAGGCACAGGCTCAGGAAGAGAAAGTGATGGCCATAGATAAGATGAGGAACAACGATAAAATGTTTTATGAAGAAAGTGTCAAACATCTGAAGCTTAAGATGGAGGAAGAAAAAGAGAACTTGCAGAGAGAGCAGAAGATGGCGCTGGACAGCAAATTGAAAGAACAGAAGGAATTAATGGAGAAGAAGTTTGACCTGAAAGCTCAGACGATGGAGGGACAGATCGAGTCACTAAAGCAGCAACAGCAGTCAGCTAACACGTCACACATCTGGGAAACGGTCGCTCAAGTAGTTCAAGAAGTACTAGCTACAGGGCTTGATGCTTATATATCACATAAAAACCTGAAACTGCTCACCAGGAGATAA
- the LOC137304881 gene encoding zinc-binding protein A33-like gives MDTELSCAACHKLCKGPVSPASAHRFGRSCTTRRGKRGEKQSLPGTLKPPSCALPGGPARSLDGRASGAEGSSQQQCQEHQEALKLYCLTDKQLLCVVCQSSKRHKNHQMVPVGEAAEEFKELLQTLLKPLQSKNKECNTSKSNCERTLACIEEQTNKAEKQIKEKFEKLHQFLRKEEKSALQKLKQEKKKKIQTMKGKIKKITEEISSLSATIQEIQQELSEQDNIIFLMKFPETEKKYRAKGTIPAPARAPAPAKAYPVVNVGKCIGSLQYTVWKKMLTVINTAPVTLDPCTAHPYLLLSEELTSVSHTMKRQRQLFNCPERFDPCLCVLGCEGFTSGKHYWEVTVGKKTEWDVGLARESINRKGVSDLNPDNGFWLVALRVGNQYRAATKTWKHLDLREKPRKIRVCLDYEGGKVSFYNSDNMSHIFTFTDRFHEKLYPYFSPGHNDGGKNAEPLKICSLKVTIQEEQDFIKRKTPPMLEI, from the exons ATGGATACAGAACTATCCTGTGCTGCCTGTCACAAACTGTGTAAAGGTCCCGTCTCACCGGCCTCTGCTCACAGATTCGGCCGGTCTTGTACGACCCGGCgcgggaagagaggagagaagcAATCTCTGCCCGGGACCCTGAAACCACCGAGCTGCGCTCTCCCCGGGGGGCCAGCGCGGTCCCTGGATGGACGGGCGAGCGGGGCCGAAGGCAGCTCTCAGCAGCAATGCCAGGAGCACCAGGAGGCGCTGAAACTTTACTGCTTGACCGACAAGCAGCTGCTCTGCGTCGTTTGCCAGAGTTCAAAAAGGCATAAAAACCACCAGATGGTTCCGGTTGGAGAAGCTGCCGAAGAGTTTaag GAACTACTGCAGACTTTATTGAAACCCCTCCAGAGCAAGAACAAGGAATGCAATACCTCAAAAAGTAACTGTGAGAGGACATTAGCCTGCATTGAG GAGCAAACTAATAAGGCAGAGAAGCAAATTAAGGAAAAATTTGAGAAACTTCACCAGTTTCTTCGCAAGGAAGAGAAGAGTGCTTTGCAAAAACTGAaacaagaaaagaagaaaaagattCAGACGATGAAAGGGAAAATCAAGAAGATAACTGAGGAAATCTCATCACTTTCAGCCACCATTCAGGAAATTCAGCAAgagctgagtgaacaggacaataTCATATTTTTAATG AAATTTCCAGAAACTGAGAAAAAGTACAG AGCTAAAGGAACCATCCCAGCCCCAGCCCGAGCCCCAGCCCCAGCAAAGGCTTATCCTGTGGTCAATGTAGGGAAGTGCATTGGATCACTCCAGTACACAGTCTGGAAGAAGATGCTGACGGTGATTAACACAG CTCCTGTGACCTTGGATCCTTGTACAGCTCACCCTTACCTTCTCCTATCCGAGGAACTCACCAGCGTGAGTCACACCATGAAAAGGCAACGGCAGCTCTTCAACTGCCCGGAAAGATTCGATCCTTGTCTCTGTGTCCTGGGGTGCGAGGGATTCACATCAGGGAAACACTACTGGGAGGTGACGGTGGGGAAAAAGACTGAGTGGGATGTGGGTCTGGCCCGAGAgtccatcaacaggaaaggggtCAGTGACCTGAATCCAGATAATGGATTCTGGTTAGTAGCACTGAGAGTTGGAAATCAGTACAGAGCTGCTACCAAGACTTGGAAACACTTAGATCTGAGAGAGAAACCAAGAAAGATTAGAGTCTGCCTGGactatgaaggagggaaggtgtCCTTTTATAACTCAGATAACATGTCCCATATCTTCACTTTCACTGATAGATTCCATGAGAAGCTGTATCCTTACTTCAGTCCAGGTCACAATGACGGAGGTAAAAATGCAGAACCGCTGAAAATCTGTTCTCTGAAGGTAACAATTCAGGAAGAACAGGATTTTATCAAAAGGAAAACACcgccgatgctggaaatctga